The Mammaliicoccus vitulinus genome includes the window CTCTATAAGTTTTTTAACTATTGCATTTTTTGTTGAGTTTAGTATGTGGTTGACTACTTTTATGTTTATATTTGTTATGGGCGGATTATCTTTTACTAAAACAGTTATATCAAAAATAGTATCAAGTAGTCTTTCTGAAGAAGAAGTTGCTTCTGGAATGAGTTTGCTAAATTTCACAAGTTTTTTATCAGAGGGAACAGGTATAGCAATTGTAGGAGGTTTATTGTCACTACAATTGATTAATCGTAAACTAGTTCTGGAATTTATAAATTATTCTTCTGGAGTGTATAGTAATATTCTTGTAGCCATGGCTATCCTTATTATTTTATGTTGTCTTTTGACGATTATTGTATTTAAACGTTCTGAAAAGCAGTTTGAATAGTTATATTATATTTTGGTTTAGAACTATGAGTGGCTAGCATTTTGCCACTCATTTTTTGCGTTAGCAAAAACAGGTTTAAGCCTCGCAGAGCACACGTATTAACGACTTATTGTAAAATAAGTCTAGTGTGTTAGACTTAAAGTATTAAATACCTATAAAACCTTAGTGCTGAGGAGTGATTTTTATATGTCGTATTCTATTATTAGAGTTTCAAAAGTTAAAACTGGAACAAATACAACGGGCATACAAAAACATGTTCAAAGAGAAAATAATAATTATGAAAATGAAGATATAGACCATAGTAAAACTTACTTAAATTATGATTTGGTAAATGCTAATAAACAGAATTTTAATAACTTGATTGATGAAAAAATCGAACAGAATTATACAGGCAAAAGAAAAATTAGAACAGACGCGATTAAACACATTGATGGTTTAATTACATCAGACAATGATTTCTTTGATAATCAAACGCCAGAAGATACAAAGCAGTTTTTTGAATATGCTAAAGAGTTTTTAGAACAAGAATACGGTAAAGATAATTTATTATATGCAACAGTTCACATGGACGAAAAAACACCACATATGCATTATGGCGTTGTTCCAATAACTGATGATGGTCGTTTAAGTGCTAAAGAAGTTGTAGGTAATAAAAAAGCTTTAACAGCGTTTCAAGATAGATTTAATGAGCATGTTAAACAACGAGGATATGATTTAGAACGTGGGCAATCAAGACAAGTAACAAATGCTAAACATGAGCAAATAAGTCAGTATAAACAAAAAACAGAATATCATAAGCAAGAATATGAACGTGAGAGCCAAAAAACAGACCATATAAAGCAAAAGAACGATAAATTAATGCAAGAGTACCAAAAATCGTTAAATACGCTTAAAAAGCCTATAAATGTTCCGTATGAGCAAGAAACTGAAAAAGTAGGTGGTTTATTTAGCAAAGAAATACAAGAAACTGGAAATGTTGTAATAAGCCAAAAAGATTTCAATGAATTTCAGAAACAGATAAAAGCTGCTCAAGATATTTCGGAAGATTACGAGTATATAAAGTCTGGTAGAGCCTTAGATGATAAAGATAAGGAAATACGAGAGAAAGATGATTTATTAAATAAAGCAGTTGAGCGTATTGAAAACGCAGACGATAATTTTAACCAACTTTACGAAAATGCAAAGCCACTTAAAGAGAATATAGAAATAGCGTTAAAGCTTTTAAAAATCTTACTAAAAGAGTTAGAACGAGTTTTAGGAAGAAATACCTTTGCGGAAAGAGTTAATAAGTTAACAGAAGATGAACCAAAACTAAATGGTTTAGCAGGAAACTTAGATAAAAAAATGAATCCAGAATTATATTCAGAACAGGAACAGCAACAAGAACAACAAAAGAATCAAAAACGAGATAGAGGTATGCACTTATAGAACATGCATT containing:
- the mobV gene encoding MobV family relaxase, with product MSYSIIRVSKVKTGTNTTGIQKHVQRENNNYENEDIDHSKTYLNYDLVNANKQNFNNLIDEKIEQNYTGKRKIRTDAIKHIDGLITSDNDFFDNQTPEDTKQFFEYAKEFLEQEYGKDNLLYATVHMDEKTPHMHYGVVPITDDGRLSAKEVVGNKKALTAFQDRFNEHVKQRGYDLERGQSRQVTNAKHEQISQYKQKTEYHKQEYERESQKTDHIKQKNDKLMQEYQKSLNTLKKPINVPYEQETEKVGGLFSKEIQETGNVVISQKDFNEFQKQIKAAQDISEDYEYIKSGRALDDKDKEIREKDDLLNKAVERIENADDNFNQLYENAKPLKENIEIALKLLKILLKELERVLGRNTFAERVNKLTEDEPKLNGLAGNLDKKMNPELYSEQEQQQEQQKNQKRDRGMHL